The following coding sequences are from one Bradyrhizobium sp. 200 window:
- the murA gene encoding UDP-N-acetylglucosamine 1-carboxyvinyltransferase — MPPIQYIVEGGHRLAGTIEPSGNKNSALPIIAAALLTEHPVTLENVPRIRDTETLVELIRSVGASAEWKARNTLAIHAKDVRAADLDPELCARIRASILLAGPLLARCGEVALPPPGGDVIGRRRLDTHFLAFEQLGATVTATHRLEFRASKLTGADVFLDEPSVTATENALVAAVAAHGTTFLRNAASEPHVQDLAHFLVALGAKIEGIGTNTIIVHGPATLGGTSYSIQPDHIEVGSLIGLAAVTRSPLRIAKAGVEHLRSIRMGFERLGIVCGVEGDDLVVPSGQTMKIHDDFGGHVPKLEDQPWPAFPADLMSIAIVTATQCDGVILMFEKMFESRMFFVDKLISMGARIVLCDPHRAIVAGPSRLRGAPMTSPDIRAGMAMLLAAVAAEGTSTINNADQIERGYERIEERLNALGARITRVPARDSH, encoded by the coding sequence GTGCCGCCCATTCAATACATTGTTGAAGGCGGCCACCGGCTCGCGGGAACGATCGAGCCGTCCGGCAACAAGAATTCGGCGCTGCCGATCATCGCCGCCGCTCTGCTCACCGAGCATCCGGTCACGCTGGAAAACGTGCCGCGCATCCGCGACACCGAAACGCTGGTCGAACTGATCCGCTCGGTCGGTGCATCCGCCGAATGGAAAGCGCGCAATACGCTGGCGATCCACGCCAAGGACGTCCGCGCCGCCGATCTCGATCCCGAGCTCTGTGCACGGATCCGCGCCTCGATCCTGCTGGCCGGACCGCTACTTGCCCGCTGCGGCGAAGTGGCGCTGCCGCCGCCCGGCGGCGATGTCATCGGCCGGCGACGTCTGGACACGCATTTCCTCGCCTTCGAGCAGTTGGGCGCCACCGTCACCGCGACGCACCGGCTGGAATTCCGCGCGAGCAAATTGACGGGCGCCGACGTCTTCCTCGACGAGCCCAGCGTTACCGCCACCGAGAACGCGCTGGTCGCAGCCGTCGCGGCCCACGGCACCACATTCTTGCGCAACGCCGCCTCCGAGCCGCATGTGCAGGATCTCGCGCATTTCCTGGTCGCGCTCGGCGCCAAGATCGAGGGCATCGGCACCAACACCATCATCGTGCACGGACCGGCGACGCTTGGCGGCACGAGCTATTCGATCCAGCCCGACCATATCGAGGTCGGTTCCCTGATCGGGCTCGCCGCGGTGACCCGCTCGCCGCTGCGCATCGCGAAGGCCGGCGTCGAGCATCTGCGCTCGATCCGGATGGGCTTTGAACGGCTCGGCATCGTCTGCGGCGTCGAGGGCGACGACCTCGTGGTGCCGTCCGGCCAGACCATGAAGATCCACGACGATTTCGGCGGTCACGTGCCGAAGCTGGAGGACCAGCCCTGGCCGGCGTTCCCGGCCGACCTGATGTCGATTGCAATCGTCACCGCCACGCAATGCGACGGCGTGATCCTGATGTTCGAGAAGATGTTCGAGTCGCGGATGTTCTTTGTCGACAAGCTGATCTCGATGGGCGCCCGCATCGTGCTGTGCGATCCGCATCGCGCGATCGTGGCCGGCCCGAGCCGGCTGCGCGGCGCGCCGATGACCTCCCCCGACATCCGCGCCGGCATGGCCATGCTGCTGGCGGCGGTCGCCGCCGAGGGCACCAGCACAATCAACAATGCCGACCAGATCGAGCGCGGCTATGAGCGCATCGAGGAGCGGCTCAATGCGCTGGGCGCCAGGATTACGCGGGTGCCGGCGCGCGACAGTCATTAG
- a CDS encoding MATE family efflux transporter, protein MTSLDKIERASIAPRPSAAVPGRHLAIELAETLKLAVPIALTQLGQIAMMTTDIAMIGRLGTEAVAAASLAHTVLFVSFTFGMGLVSAVAPLAAQAFGARKPHLIRRSLRVGLWAALLISLPLMALRFWAEQVLLMLGQAPMTAHLAQEYLAGLVWTILPALWFLAIRGFMSAVNRPEPILWITLAAIPANALLVYLLLYGAFGLPELGLFGAGLATSIVNLGTFLAAVWFAARRRPFRKYHVFGYFWRVDWRLMWQLIVIGAPISLSFLLEYGLFGAAGLLMGLISTTALAAHQIALQVAAILFMVPFGIGMAATVRVGHAIGRGDAGAVRRAGYVATWLGIVLAAILTLAVIVSRFGIAAVFLGESTDATAELSATLLLVGSTFFIADAIQTVAAGSLRGMNDTRVPLLFAILSYWLIGFACACWLGFWTPSGAVGVWIGLSIGTAVYAVLLLLRFRSLASKLTFR, encoded by the coding sequence ATGACCTCGCTTGACAAAATCGAACGCGCAAGCATTGCGCCGCGCCCTTCTGCGGCCGTGCCCGGCCGTCACCTCGCGATCGAACTCGCCGAGACGCTCAAGCTCGCGGTGCCGATCGCGCTGACGCAGCTCGGGCAGATCGCGATGATGACGACCGACATTGCCATGATCGGTCGCCTCGGCACCGAGGCGGTGGCAGCGGCGTCGCTGGCGCACACCGTGCTTTTCGTCAGCTTCACCTTCGGCATGGGCCTGGTGTCCGCAGTCGCGCCGCTGGCGGCGCAGGCTTTTGGCGCGCGCAAGCCGCATCTGATCCGGCGTTCGCTGCGCGTCGGCCTGTGGGCCGCGCTGCTGATCTCGCTGCCGCTGATGGCCCTTCGATTCTGGGCCGAGCAGGTCCTGCTGATGCTGGGCCAGGCGCCCATGACCGCGCATCTGGCGCAGGAATATCTGGCCGGTCTGGTCTGGACCATCCTGCCTGCGCTGTGGTTCCTGGCGATCCGCGGCTTCATGAGCGCGGTCAACCGCCCCGAACCGATCCTGTGGATCACGCTGGCCGCGATCCCGGCCAATGCGCTGCTGGTCTATCTCCTGCTGTATGGCGCGTTCGGCCTGCCGGAGCTAGGCCTGTTCGGCGCAGGGCTGGCGACCTCCATCGTCAATCTCGGCACATTCCTGGCAGCCGTGTGGTTTGCCGCGCGTCGCCGGCCGTTCCGGAAATATCACGTGTTCGGCTATTTCTGGCGCGTCGACTGGCGGCTGATGTGGCAGCTCATCGTCATCGGTGCGCCGATCTCGCTCTCTTTCCTCCTCGAGTATGGCCTGTTCGGCGCCGCCGGTCTCTTGATGGGCCTGATCAGCACGACCGCGCTGGCGGCACACCAGATCGCGCTGCAGGTCGCGGCCATCCTGTTCATGGTGCCGTTCGGCATCGGCATGGCCGCCACCGTGCGGGTCGGCCATGCCATCGGACGCGGCGACGCCGGTGCAGTCCGGCGCGCGGGCTATGTCGCAACCTGGCTCGGCATCGTGCTCGCCGCCATCCTGACGCTCGCCGTGATCGTCAGCCGCTTCGGCATCGCGGCGGTTTTTCTGGGCGAAAGCACCGACGCGACCGCCGAACTCTCCGCGACGCTGCTCTTGGTCGGATCGACCTTCTTCATCGCCGATGCCATCCAGACCGTCGCCGCCGGCTCGCTGCGCGGCATGAACGACACGCGCGTGCCCCTGTTGTTCGCGATCCTCAGCTACTGGCTGATCGGTTTCGCCTGCGCCTGCTGGCTCGGCTTCTGGACGCCATCAGGCGCCGTCGGCGTCTGGATCGGACTGTCGATCGGAACCGCTGTCTATGCCGTGCTTCTGCTCTTGCGCTTCCGCTCACTCGCAAGCAAGCTCACATTCCGATGA
- a CDS encoding DUF2867 domain-containing protein: MTVREVTPPVDTGALLTGAQFADAFRVEIEDRDLDARRAAERMMARQPRWAEALLSVRNFLVAPLGLKTSGAGLVPPRDMIGIFPVVSETSDRLIAGFNDRHLDFRVVVDVTPPGSIRQVTATTLVKTHNWLGRAYLAIIMPFHRLIVPALLRQVAI; the protein is encoded by the coding sequence ATGACCGTCCGCGAAGTCACACCTCCTGTCGATACCGGTGCGTTGCTAACCGGCGCGCAGTTTGCCGACGCTTTTCGCGTTGAAATAGAGGATCGCGATCTCGATGCCCGCCGCGCGGCCGAGCGGATGATGGCGCGCCAGCCGCGATGGGCCGAGGCGCTGTTGTCGGTGCGCAATTTCCTGGTGGCGCCGCTGGGGCTGAAAACGTCGGGTGCGGGCTTGGTCCCGCCCAGAGACATGATCGGGATATTTCCGGTCGTCAGTGAAACGTCTGACCGTCTGATCGCCGGCTTCAACGACCGCCATCTCGACTTTCGTGTCGTGGTGGACGTGACGCCGCCCGGCAGCATCAGGCAAGTCACCGCCACGACACTAGTGAAAACGCACAACTGGCTCGGCCGAGCCTATCTTGCGATCATCATGCCGTTTCACCGACTGATCGTGCCGGCTCTGCTGCGGCAAGTGGCCATCTGA
- a CDS encoding FUSC family protein, translating to MAFAKRMLGSLKGRKTQLALAVRLAVAAVAAYAIARALHLMLPLWAVLTSLIVTQMSVGRSLKATRDYMLGTVGGAVYGGAIAMLIPHSGEGGLLALLVLAVAPMAFIGAINPSLSAATVTAVIVLLVPAMNHANPMDSTLDRLFEVAVGALTGLVVSFLVLPSRAVSQIRINAARLLELLAAAFAELLAGLTRGLDNDTLHRIQDGIGTAMASLHATGLEAERERSAHLSSGPDTGPLLRTIQRLRHDVVMIGRASVVPLPANVQARLARPLSDVSNAIVGYMRTAANSLRDGGGTVDIRPVDAALQAYAAEVAGLRSEGLIRGVPVDVAERFFALGFSLEQMRQNLNDLDRCHAEWCATQAAPAPGRS from the coding sequence ATGGCCTTCGCAAAACGCATGCTTGGATCGCTCAAGGGCCGGAAGACACAACTGGCGCTGGCAGTCAGGCTCGCGGTCGCCGCGGTGGCGGCCTACGCGATCGCCCGGGCGCTGCACCTGATGCTGCCGCTGTGGGCGGTGCTGACCTCGCTCATCGTCACCCAGATGAGCGTGGGCCGTTCGCTGAAGGCAACCCGCGATTACATGCTCGGTACGGTCGGCGGCGCGGTTTATGGCGGCGCCATCGCGATGCTGATCCCGCATTCCGGCGAGGGTGGCTTGCTGGCGCTGCTGGTGCTGGCGGTGGCGCCGATGGCGTTCATCGGAGCGATCAATCCCAGCCTGAGCGCCGCCACGGTGACCGCCGTGATCGTGCTGCTGGTCCCGGCCATGAACCACGCCAATCCGATGGATTCCACGCTCGATCGGCTGTTCGAGGTTGCCGTTGGCGCGCTCACCGGGCTCGTGGTCTCGTTCCTGGTGTTGCCATCGCGGGCGGTCAGCCAGATCCGCATCAATGCGGCGCGGCTTTTGGAGCTGCTGGCTGCCGCATTCGCCGAACTGCTGGCGGGGCTGACGCGCGGGCTCGACAATGACACCCTGCACCGTATTCAGGATGGCATCGGCACCGCGATGGCGAGCCTCCATGCGACCGGCCTGGAGGCCGAGCGCGAGCGTTCGGCGCATTTATCGTCCGGACCGGACACCGGCCCATTGCTGCGCACCATCCAGCGCCTGCGCCACGATGTCGTGATGATCGGGCGCGCCAGCGTGGTGCCGCTGCCGGCGAATGTCCAGGCGAGGCTGGCGCGGCCGCTGTCCGATGTCAGCAACGCGATCGTCGGCTATATGCGCACGGCGGCCAACTCCTTGCGCGACGGCGGCGGCACGGTGGACATTCGCCCCGTCGATGCGGCGCTGCAGGCCTACGCCGCCGAGGTCGCCGGGCTGCGAAGCGAGGGCCTGATCCGCGGCGTGCCCGTCGATGTCGCGGAGCGGTTCTTCGCGCTGGGATTCTCGCTGGAACAGATGCGGCAGAATCTGAACGATCTCGATCGCTGTCATGCCGAGTGGTGCGCGACCCAAGCGGCGCCAGCACCGGGACGATCCTGA
- a CDS encoding MmgE/PrpD family protein, whose product MANETATLAAYVADLKFVDIPPEVLERAKVLTLDFLGSAIRARRDAESTPSLLKMLEALGLDGKGEATVFGDTKTWTPAVAALLNGALGHSLDFDDTHADSSLHPSAPVVPAAFAVGEMVGASGRDVLTAIVAGYEVCCRLGNALDPTSHYARGFHPTATAGTYGAAAAAGKLFGLSKDQIVSAFGVSGSQAAGSLQFLVNGAWNKRYQVGAAAMNGVIAATLARNEFVGSTESVEGKHGLLVGYSDDAHPDKATAGLGKTYETLKIGVKPYPSCRYTHAALDALIAMRREHNLTPEQIKRVEIGLHRNGITLTGDAATKRHPTSIVGGQFSMFFTGALALDQGRFGWDDYGRLGDAAVNALADRFDVVQDDRLEIGRTHPFGARVSITTEDGVHERLYADPSGEPDTFPDAQAMQQKFLTLARPVLNGRADQLADAILSLERFDRVEKATQLGRQ is encoded by the coding sequence ATGGCCAACGAAACCGCAACGCTCGCAGCCTATGTCGCCGACCTGAAATTCGTGGACATCCCGCCGGAGGTACTGGAGCGCGCCAAGGTGCTGACGCTCGATTTTCTCGGCAGCGCGATCCGGGCGCGGCGCGATGCGGAATCCACCCCCTCGCTGCTCAAGATGTTGGAAGCGCTGGGGCTGGACGGCAAGGGTGAAGCCACCGTGTTCGGCGATACGAAGACCTGGACGCCCGCGGTGGCGGCGCTGCTCAACGGCGCGCTCGGCCATTCCCTCGATTTCGACGACACGCACGCGGACTCCTCGCTGCACCCGAGCGCGCCCGTGGTGCCGGCAGCGTTTGCGGTCGGCGAGATGGTCGGCGCATCGGGGCGCGATGTGCTGACCGCGATCGTCGCTGGCTATGAAGTGTGCTGCCGCCTCGGCAACGCGCTCGATCCGACCTCGCATTATGCGCGCGGCTTCCACCCGACCGCGACGGCGGGAACCTATGGCGCTGCTGCTGCGGCGGGCAAATTGTTCGGTCTTTCCAAGGATCAGATCGTATCCGCTTTCGGCGTTTCCGGCAGCCAGGCCGCGGGCTCGCTGCAGTTTCTCGTCAACGGCGCCTGGAACAAGCGCTATCAGGTCGGCGCGGCCGCGATGAACGGCGTGATCGCCGCCACGCTGGCGCGCAACGAGTTCGTCGGCTCGACCGAGTCCGTCGAGGGCAAGCATGGCCTCCTGGTCGGCTACAGCGACGACGCCCATCCCGACAAGGCGACCGCGGGCCTCGGCAAGACCTATGAGACGCTCAAAATTGGTGTGAAGCCGTATCCGAGCTGCCGGTACACCCATGCGGCGCTGGATGCACTGATCGCGATGCGCAGGGAGCACAATCTGACGCCTGAGCAGATCAAGCGCGTCGAGATCGGCCTGCACCGCAACGGCATCACGCTCACCGGCGATGCCGCCACCAAGCGGCATCCGACCTCGATCGTCGGCGGGCAGTTCTCGATGTTCTTCACCGGCGCGCTGGCGCTCGACCAGGGCCGTTTCGGCTGGGATGATTACGGGCGGCTCGGCGATGCCGCGGTCAATGCGCTGGCCGACAGGTTCGACGTGGTGCAGGATGATCGCCTCGAGATCGGCCGCACCCACCCGTTCGGCGCGCGCGTCTCGATCACCACCGAGGACGGCGTGCATGAGCGGCTCTATGCCGATCCCTCGGGCGAGCCGGATACATTTCCGGACGCACAGGCAATGCAGCAAAAATTCCTCACGCTCGCCCGCCCCGTGCTGAACGGCCGCGCCGATCAGCTCGCCGACGCGATCCTGTCGCTTGAGCGATTCGATCGCGTCGAGAAGGCCACGCAGTTGGGACGGCAGTGA
- a CDS encoding serine hydrolase translates to MKRRNLILILASTAALSALALSAARARDVPKVATGFVANVVCTETFVSGLDPARVFAEIMSAMPGTGLISWALDYRVDRVRKDVTVTLFGLGWSHAVYRGEGLGCYLDHGGAVADISAPAPDVKAALLPDIAGPSIVEPQTPQLAAALDRAFAEPDKSTPRHTRAIVVMKDGHIIAERYADGIGIDTPLLGFSVTKSVISALAGILVRKGALKLHEPVPIAAWQGADDPRRTITLDHLIRHTAGLALGSSLQASLASALEPVNRMKFSEPDMAAYAESMPLETAPGTAWNYHDGNSVILGHVIRQASGGTASKMMRFARQELFDPLGMRNVTLEFDASGNSEGSSQMLASARDWARFGQLYLNDGTAGGKRILPEGWVKYSASPTPNAWVGQGAGFWTNLGDSFGALYRTEHGWPHDAFFAKGTIGQYVIIVPSERLVIVRLGRSPNWPPEADGVFDLVRDVVAATGNKGKLAVSN, encoded by the coding sequence GTGAAACGACGAAATCTCATCCTCATCCTCGCCAGCACTGCCGCCCTCAGCGCGCTTGCGCTGTCGGCCGCCCGCGCCCGCGACGTGCCAAAGGTCGCGACCGGCTTCGTCGCCAACGTGGTCTGCACCGAGACTTTCGTCTCCGGCCTCGATCCCGCTCGGGTATTTGCAGAGATCATGTCGGCGATGCCGGGCACAGGCCTGATCTCCTGGGCGCTCGACTATCGCGTCGATCGCGTGCGCAAGGATGTCACGGTGACGCTGTTCGGCCTGGGCTGGAGCCACGCGGTCTATCGCGGCGAAGGTCTTGGCTGCTATCTCGATCATGGCGGGGCGGTCGCCGACATTTCGGCGCCTGCGCCCGATGTTAAGGCGGCGCTACTGCCTGACATCGCCGGTCCCTCCATTGTCGAACCGCAAACGCCCCAACTGGCTGCCGCGCTCGATCGTGCCTTTGCCGAGCCGGACAAATCGACGCCGCGCCATACGCGGGCGATCGTGGTCATGAAGGATGGGCACATCATTGCCGAGCGCTATGCCGACGGCATCGGCATCGACACGCCGCTGCTCGGATTCTCCGTGACCAAATCGGTGATCTCTGCGCTCGCGGGCATCCTGGTGCGCAAGGGCGCGCTGAAGCTGCACGAGCCGGTGCCGATTGCGGCGTGGCAAGGCGCCGATGATCCGAGACGCACGATCACGCTCGATCATCTGATCCGTCACACCGCGGGCCTCGCGCTTGGCAGTTCGTTGCAGGCGTCGCTTGCGTCCGCGCTGGAGCCGGTCAATCGGATGAAATTCAGCGAGCCGGACATGGCCGCCTATGCTGAGAGCATGCCGCTGGAAACTGCGCCGGGCACCGCGTGGAATTATCACGACGGCAATAGCGTCATCCTTGGTCACGTGATTCGTCAGGCTTCGGGCGGCACCGCATCCAAGATGATGCGCTTCGCGCGGCAGGAATTGTTCGATCCGCTCGGCATGCGCAACGTGACGCTCGAATTCGACGCGTCGGGGAATTCGGAGGGGTCGAGCCAGATGCTGGCGAGTGCGCGCGACTGGGCGCGCTTTGGTCAGCTCTATCTCAATGACGGCACGGCCGGCGGTAAACGCATCCTGCCCGAAGGTTGGGTAAAGTATTCGGCGTCGCCGACGCCAAACGCTTGGGTCGGCCAAGGCGCGGGATTCTGGACCAATCTTGGCGACAGCTTTGGCGCGTTGTACCGGACCGAGCATGGCTGGCCGCACGACGCGTTCTTCGCCAAGGGCACCATCGGGCAATACGTGATCATCGTGCCGTCCGAACGGCTCGTCATCGTCCGGCTCGGCCGCTCGCCGAACTGGCCGCCGGAAGCCGACGGCGTGTTCGATCTCGTGCGCGACGTCGTCGCAGCGACCGGCAACAAGGGAAAGCTGGCAGTCAGCAATTGA
- a CDS encoding helix-turn-helix domain-containing protein, whose translation MMLSTIDIALRGASVALLLVLAASLFRGFGTVLAGRLAAAFALGSAAHAVTASIGATSQIAAAQASVIALSTGNVVVFWLFTRALFDETFRLRWWHALIWGAVAAFSFVNCMWIAPASGARLSIIAVNLIALGFIVLAVAQTITSWSSDLVEGRRRVRVFIVSAAALYGGLNAVLQISLSGSGAPEIASTVNSAALAAVVAAISIAMMRVDGADLFPAAPEAQAEASEAAVVESSADQKLIDALMRLMGDERIYRHDNVTIGTLATRLAIPEYRLRRLINQQLGYRNFNVFLNEHRIAEAKAALADPSQAEVPVITIAMDAGFQSLGPFNRAFKAITGVTPTEYRRLKASAA comes from the coding sequence ATGATGCTCTCCACCATCGACATCGCCTTGCGCGGCGCCAGCGTAGCGCTGCTGCTGGTGCTGGCGGCATCGCTGTTTCGCGGTTTCGGCACGGTGCTCGCCGGGCGATTGGCCGCGGCTTTCGCGCTGGGGTCGGCGGCGCATGCCGTGACCGCGTCGATCGGGGCGACGTCGCAGATTGCGGCAGCGCAAGCGTCGGTGATCGCGCTGTCGACCGGCAACGTCGTCGTGTTCTGGCTGTTCACGCGCGCGCTGTTCGACGAGACGTTCAGGCTGCGCTGGTGGCACGCGCTGATCTGGGGGGCGGTCGCGGCTTTCAGTTTCGTCAATTGCATGTGGATTGCGCCGGCATCCGGTGCGCGGCTGTCCATCATCGCGGTCAATCTGATCGCGCTCGGCTTTATCGTTCTGGCCGTCGCACAGACTATCACATCCTGGTCGTCGGATCTCGTCGAGGGCCGCCGCCGCGTCCGCGTCTTCATCGTTAGCGCGGCGGCGCTATATGGCGGCCTGAACGCGGTGCTGCAGATATCGCTGTCCGGCAGTGGTGCCCCCGAGATCGCCAGCACCGTCAATTCCGCGGCGTTGGCCGCTGTGGTGGCGGCGATCTCGATTGCGATGATGCGCGTCGACGGCGCCGACCTGTTCCCGGCCGCGCCGGAGGCCCAGGCCGAGGCAAGCGAAGCGGCCGTGGTTGAATCCAGCGCCGATCAAAAGCTAATCGACGCGCTGATGCGTCTCATGGGCGACGAGCGCATCTACCGCCACGACAACGTCACCATCGGCACGCTGGCAACCAGGCTCGCCATTCCCGAATACCGGCTGCGGCGGCTGATCAACCAGCAGCTCGGCTACCGCAATTTCAATGTGTTCCTCAACGAGCACCGGATCGCCGAAGCCAAGGCCGCGCTCGCCGATCCGAGCCAAGCCGAGGTCCCCGTGATTACGATTGCGATGGATGCCGGCTTCCAGTCGCTTGGTCCCTTCAACCGCGCCTTCAAGGCCATCACCGGCGTTACGCCGACCGAGTATCGCCGGCTGAAGGCCAGCGCGGCTTAG
- a CDS encoding GNAT family N-acetyltransferase: MIPPLKPGAKLLKVDGPVIETARLILRPWRSSDIAANTAMLSDPGTARYITPDGVAIATEIGGWRNAAVISGHWALHGFGMFAVEEKSSCRYIGRVGPWCPPGWPGFEVGWGIDRAYRGKGYAAEAARTSIDWVFASFEIDEIIHCIDASNEPSKSVARRLGARHDGEVDLSGKTCERWVTSRAGWQGQSA, encoded by the coding sequence ATGATCCCCCCACTCAAGCCCGGCGCCAAACTGCTGAAGGTCGACGGTCCCGTCATCGAGACCGCGCGCTTGATCCTTCGCCCATGGCGCAGCAGCGACATCGCCGCGAACACGGCGATGCTGTCCGATCCCGGCACCGCGCGCTATATCACGCCTGACGGCGTCGCCATCGCCACCGAGATCGGCGGCTGGCGCAACGCCGCGGTGATATCAGGACATTGGGCGCTGCATGGCTTCGGCATGTTCGCTGTCGAGGAAAAATCGAGCTGCCGCTATATCGGCCGCGTCGGACCGTGGTGCCCGCCGGGCTGGCCGGGCTTTGAAGTCGGCTGGGGCATCGACCGCGCCTACCGCGGCAAGGGTTACGCCGCGGAGGCAGCGCGCACGTCGATCGACTGGGTGTTCGCGAGTTTCGAGATCGACGAGATCATCCATTGCATCGACGCCAGCAACGAACCGTCAAAGAGCGTCGCACGGCGGCTGGGGGCAAGGCATGATGGCGAAGTCGATCTGTCCGGCAAGACCTGTGAGCGTTGGGTGACCTCGCGCGCTGGCTGGCAAGGTCAATCGGCGTAA
- a CDS encoding pirin family protein — protein MSWQPSNDPVLGDPKTCDALDLIIVPRTRDLGDGFAVRRALPHGKRQMVGPFIFFDHFGPVQFMAGKGMDVRPHPHIGLATVTYLFDGSIMHRDSEGNIQEIQPGAMNLMTAGRGIAHSERTPDVQRRDGQKMLGLQSWIALPAGSEEIAPSFQHYAAEALPTVKESGFTARIIGGHGFGVKSPVSMVSPWFYTEVTTQAGTSVPLDPDHEERAIYLVDGEVEIANERYEGPRLLIFRPGDRITVKAVRPTRMMFLGGDALEGPRHIWWNFVSSSKERIEQAKQDWKTGRFTAVPEEHEFIPLPE, from the coding sequence ATGAGCTGGCAACCTTCCAACGATCCCGTGCTCGGCGACCCCAAGACCTGCGATGCGCTCGACCTCATCATCGTGCCGCGCACCCGCGATCTCGGCGATGGATTTGCGGTGCGCCGCGCGCTGCCGCATGGCAAGCGGCAGATGGTCGGGCCGTTCATCTTCTTCGATCATTTCGGGCCGGTGCAGTTCATGGCCGGCAAGGGCATGGACGTGCGCCCGCATCCGCATATCGGGCTTGCCACCGTTACCTATCTGTTCGACGGCTCGATCATGCACCGCGACAGCGAGGGCAACATCCAGGAGATCCAGCCCGGCGCCATGAACCTGATGACGGCGGGGCGCGGCATCGCGCATTCCGAACGCACGCCGGACGTGCAGCGCCGCGACGGCCAGAAGATGCTGGGCCTGCAAAGCTGGATCGCGCTGCCGGCCGGGTCGGAAGAGATCGCGCCGTCGTTCCAGCACTACGCCGCCGAAGCGCTGCCGACGGTGAAGGAGAGCGGCTTCACCGCGCGTATCATCGGGGGCCACGGCTTTGGCGTGAAATCGCCGGTCAGCATGGTGTCGCCGTGGTTCTATACCGAGGTGACGACGCAGGCTGGGACCAGCGTCCCGCTCGATCCGGACCATGAGGAGCGCGCGATCTATCTGGTCGACGGCGAGGTCGAAATCGCGAACGAACGCTATGAGGGGCCGCGCCTGCTGATCTTCCGGCCGGGCGACCGCATCACCGTGAAGGCGGTGAGGCCGACGCGGATGATGTTTCTGGGCGGCGACGCGCTGGAGGGGCCGCGGCACATCTGGTGGAATTTCGTGTCCTCCAGCAAGGAGCGGATCGAGCAGGCCAAACAGGACTGGAAAACCGGCCGGTTTACCGCCGTTCCCGAAGAACACGAGTTCATTCCGCTCCCGGAGTGA
- a CDS encoding phosphoribosylaminoimidazolesuccinocarboxamide synthase translates to MNAMLASDLPLPRIGRGKVRDIYAVGDDRVLLLTTDRISAFDVVMAETIPMKGAVLTQISAWWFRQLEGVVPHHMISADADEIIREVPDLKDHRADILGRAMLCKRTTVFPIECVIRGYISGSAWKEYAASGTLAGEELRDGLVESEKLDAPIFSPATKAETGHDENITVARVRELLGNDIAGKLESMARTVYNFGERIARHQGIIIADTKFEFGRAADGRIILIDEVMTPDSSRFWAADVYKPGRPQPSFDKQPLRDYLDAERRAGRWNGDAPPPPLPDSVVDATSKRYLEAYRRVTGSELSI, encoded by the coding sequence ATGAACGCGATGCTCGCCAGCGATTTGCCCCTGCCGCGGATCGGCCGCGGCAAGGTGCGCGATATCTATGCCGTCGGCGACGACCGCGTGCTGCTGCTCACCACCGACCGCATCAGCGCGTTCGACGTCGTGATGGCTGAGACCATTCCGATGAAGGGCGCGGTACTGACCCAGATCAGCGCATGGTGGTTCCGCCAGCTCGAAGGCGTGGTGCCGCATCACATGATCAGCGCCGATGCGGACGAAATCATCCGTGAAGTGCCTGACCTGAAAGATCACCGCGCCGATATTCTCGGGCGCGCGATGCTGTGCAAGCGCACCACCGTCTTCCCGATCGAATGCGTGATCCGCGGCTACATCTCGGGCTCGGCCTGGAAGGAGTATGCCGCATCCGGCACGCTCGCCGGCGAGGAACTGAGAGATGGTCTCGTCGAAAGCGAAAAACTCGACGCGCCGATCTTCAGCCCGGCCACCAAGGCCGAAACCGGCCATGACGAAAACATCACGGTCGCGCGGGTGCGCGAGCTCCTGGGCAACGACATCGCCGGGAAGCTCGAGAGCATGGCGCGCACGGTCTATAATTTCGGCGAGCGAATTGCCCGCCATCAGGGCATCATCATCGCCGATACCAAGTTCGAGTTCGGCCGCGCGGCGGACGGCCGCATCATCCTGATCGACGAGGTGATGACGCCTGACAGTTCGCGGTTCTGGGCCGCCGACGTCTACAAGCCCGGCCGGCCGCAGCCCTCCTTCGACAAGCAGCCGCTGCGCGACTATCTCGATGCCGAGCGCCGCGCCGGCCGCTGGAACGGCGACGCCCCGCCCCCGCCGCTGCCGGACAGCGTGGTGGATGCGACGAGCAAGCGCTATCTCGAGGCGTATCGCCGGGTGACGGGGAGTGAGTTGAGTATCTAG